CTGAGCTTGGTCGAGGGGAAGCCGTCAACCGTTCACCGCCGCGCATCGACATGCGCGGCTGAAAACGCCGCATCCTCCCATTCCACCGCATCACCCACCCTGACGACGCCCCCCTCCTCCAGCTGCGCGAAGACGCCGCCGCGCCAGCGCGGGGTGAGCGCCGCCTGCAGGCCGAGCGACGCCTCGTCCATCCGCTCGCACGGCGTGAGTTCGCCGCCGATGATCAGTCGGCAACTGCCGATGCGCAGGACCTTGCCGCGCGTGTCGTAGAGGTCGAGGCCGGAGACGAGGATGTTGGCGCGGCGCATCGCGGGATCGAC
The DNA window shown above is from Gemmatimonadota bacterium and carries:
- a CDS encoding MOSC domain-containing protein encodes the protein RGPMDPQAEATLVPNQGMAGSVGRSKRRQVTILSREAWDAATSELGAAVDPAMRRANILVSGLDLYDTRGKVLRIGSCRLIIGGELTPCERMDEASLGLQAALTPRWRGGVFAQLEEGGVVRVGDAVEWEDAAFSAAHVDARR